The nucleotide window CACACAGCGCCGCACCTCCAAACCTCCATAACCACCGACGCCGACCACCCCAACCCTCGAGACCGGACCCAAAACATCCGGCCAGACCTCGCCGTCACACCCCGAGCCTTCGCCGCCCCCTTCGGTCTTCCAGGCGCCGGAATATGGCGAAAACAAGCCGGTTTTCCCTCGAATTTCACGGCCGTCGTTCTCcgtcctccggccaccaattttGGCAatcaaggtatggatttcCACCTTTTTTTCATGCTGTAGCTggtggttgggtaggattgggTGTATTGATCAGATTTTAGGTCTAGTTAGAACTGGGTGTATTGGGTTTTACTGTTTAGATTGGCCTTCTGGCCCAAGAACAAGAAACATTTCTTCAACCTAACCGGTCACTGCCTCAGATTCTCAGAAGCTCCTCACCTTCACGACATTCACAGGCACCTCCAGGAGCTCTTCAACTTCGCAAACTCTTGCACGTTTACTTCTCCAACTCCCAAAGCTTCAAACTTTTCAGTGAGTTATCCTTTTGTGTGCTCGAAATTTTCAAGGATTTTGAATCACTTACTGCCATGGCCGCCCTTACtgaaaattgattttaatttggcgattttagatttttgtctgtaatttttttccatttgtcaaaatttttatttcgGAAAGTCTTGATTTTGATATGAACTTTGATCACGAGGTTGTGCTTGACTGCAATGGTTGATGAAATGCCTCTTTCAGAGTTTGAGACTGTCATTTTTCTGTGTGTTTGTACTCTTCCGAGTAGGCATTCATGTATCATATGATGCATTGTTATGATACTTAATTCTGTGACAAATTGTGTTATTGGAAATAACTAGTGGGTCTGCTCTGCTGTAATATGCATAAGGGTTTATATCCCTgcttatttttatcttttattattattgtttaacTAAGTTCCAATAACTGAAGTGAAGGGgacaagaaaaatattgagGAGATGTTTTGAAATACTTGGTTCTTCTTAAAGGGAAACTTACAAAAActgtgctattgtgcttaagATGGTTGCTTTTTTTGAAATACATAAACTGGGTTGTTTTCCAGTTGAATAAGGCTGCACCTTATATCAATTTGCATGTGTGTATTTAGTCATCAGATATTTTCTAGTAAGACTCGGTCAAACAAATTTCCAGAAAACATGAACCCGCAAAAAATTGAGGCTTGCAATGTAGGAAATGTGCGAGTTAtattgtttttcaagtttgatgTCCCCAGTTTgtcattttcaaaatttttcaAACTTAGTGGCCTGATTCCTATATCCCTTGGAACTTAAAATGTATGATGCCTGTACATTCATGAtagttaattttttaattttcaagggAAGAGTATATTCAAATGTTTTCTCAGGTGATTCCAATATTGTTTTGAACatattaagaaaaatgaaattttctgATCTAGCCTTTTGGCAAATGGCAACCCCCTTTGGCAAATGGAAATCTGCTGTCAACTACAAGTTTTGTTCGTCTAGTGCCATGTATGTTGGTTAAGTTGTTTACCTAGTATAGCTAGACCAGTGGACAACTTGTCCCTTGTATTGTTCTGTTCTCTTCTTGATCAATTTATGTTTcttattacaaaaaaaaaaaggcaatgaagtgacagagagagaagcagGTAACAGTACATACTCTAGTTCAAAATAGATTACAAAAACCAAGAGGAcgtgttttcttctttgtttttggttcataggcatatttctctcttgccCATATTACGTCATGCTGCCTATGATTGCAAATTGTGAGCCATTGTTTTAGGACTTTAAGATTGGGTTTCGGGATTATGTCCAAGGCCCAATTCCAATTGAGATTTGTATTGCGTTCTATTCCCACGGTTTTTGGTatgattgttattattttttctttatcggttttgtaattttttcagGCCTTTCAGTTGTGAATATGGGGAAGAAGCCCTCGACGAAGAAGTCAACTTCCCAGAAACGCTGCAAAGACAAAGGTGTAACTACGCCGGTGGCGCGGAACAAGGCAGCAAAGGGAAACAACAACCGTTCTGTTGTAACCAGTGAGCGAGGTTCTAGTTCCACAGCATACCACTCAAATCCTGTTGATCACCCTTTGTTTGGCGTGAGGTGACACACACAAGAACCACAACTAATCGGATCCTGTGCTACATGTCAATGTCACTGACCATTTATCTTATAAGGTAAATATCCAATTGCATTTCACACTTACAATTACCTATATACTGTCTAGCAATTGGATGGTTCATAAATCCAATTGCATTTAAAGTGTgtgcaattggatttcacataTTTAATTACCTGCCACAGTATGACAATTGGATGAAATTAAGAAACATGCACTTACTGAACACAAAGTTTGCCTCCTTGTACTTCCATCTAATGCTATTATTAATACTTACAGAATACTTTGACACGCATTAAGGGATGAGGAAACAACACACTCTGTGGTTTATGGTATCGGCATGAATTGCGTCCTCGAGTGCAGGAGAGAGTAGATTCTGTGGGGTTTTCAAACTTTGCAATTTTACTTGGAACAAAGGGAAGAAGAGACAAACACCTCCTGATGGCATTGGCAGAGCGATGGTGGGACACAATATATACATTCCATTTAGATGAGCTCGGGGAGCTTACCATGACCCCAAAGGACTTCAGTTCCATTACGGGTTTACTCGTATGTGGGAAGTCTTTAGAGTATGACATGGAGGCCCATACCAAAATTGAGGAGATGGTGAGGCTCTTTGGGGACCCCATTCGAAGCATCCTTAATGCCAATACAGGGACATTGTTAATAAGTACAAGAGGTGGAAGCCTCAAACCCCTGAACAAGAAGACCAGTTAACGCGTCTTCATTCTTGCAGTGCTTGGTAGCAGTTTGTGCAATGATAAGAGTGATTCTGTGTATTTATATTACATGCCAAGCCTGGTTAAAGTTGAGGAAATTAAAGACTATAATTGGGGAGGGGCTAGATTGGCATGCTTGTATCTATTAATGGATGCTCTTTCTCGAGGGCTAGTGGCAAGCATAGGAGGTTATTGGCGAGCATGGGAGGTGAGTCATTTTATGTTGGTCGATTTAATGATTATTACAATTGCTTGTGATGTGGTAATGTTGTTGTCATAGCTAACAACGGTTGTACTTTTTAGTTTATAGGTATGGGCTTGCGAGTACTTGAAGCCACTTGCTTTAACTCGACCATTGACTGATGTGGATTTGTTTCTGCGGGTATATCGCTGGTTATCTGCCCCAGATGTGCGGGAAACATCCCACAACTTGGAGCAGTTTAGGACAATACTCCGATATATCAGTACTGATCAAGTGAATTGACATCCGTGGGGAATCGATGATGCGAACTTACATTATTATGTGAAAAAAGCATTCctatgacaaaaaaaaaaggattctACTGCAAAGACCAGTCGGGTATACTTGGTATTTAGGAGAAAGGGTATCTATGCAAAGCTTAGGTACAACAGCTGCGAGCCCCAAAAAGACTCCCTAGAACCATGCTTAAAGTCATGAAAGTACTTGCTTCggacaaagaaattaaagcatCACTTAAAGGCTTTAATGCAGAGGGTTGGTTGGCTGAATCCACTGATTATCTACTCTTTCGAAATGAGTATGTCAGATATAAGCATTATCCAACTGTCATCAATAATGTAAGTTTTACCTTTGATAATGGTTCTTCATAATATAGTTTTGCATTATGcagaaaaatatttagttCATATCACATCACTATGCAGAGTGCAAAAGAAGGTGTGTGCTCTGTTGGTTCGAACTTTCAAGctagtgaaattaaaattccTTCATGGAGTGTTGAAGTGGTGGGATGGGGGGACGCAAATGATTGTGAAGTGTTGGATATCCCAAGAGGCAAGTCTAGCACGTGCCTACCACTCCCGGAGGATGTGAAATATGTAAGTTTGAGGTTAAGGATTGGATTTAAATGTTGAAATCGAAACTACACGAATATATTAACTTTGACTTGTTTGTACTATAGGTAAGTGCATCGACGGCAACACAACTATTGGATATGATTAGTGGGCTAAATTCATTGCTCTTCAGTAAATGCATGGCTGCTAGGACAATCATAAGTGAGCTTCGACAGGTAATGTTGGATTGAATTGCTTGTAGGAGTTTTTCCAAATTAATGCAATATGAATTCAAACTCCATTCGTTATATATTGTGGCAAATATGCGTGATATTATCGCAAATGCAATGCCTTTAATTAGAATTATATGCGGAGGATTGATAATTTATGTGAATTGGGTTTGtaagcataaaaaaatatttgtttatgCTGCTGTTGATGCAATGCGGGAGAGTAGTTATGATGGTTATGTGCCatacttgttattttattttaaatttaagatTAGGAGACATTTATAATTGCAATAATCATCAAAGGTTATGACTTTGGTTTTGTAGGGGGGACACACTTAACATAATCATAACCCCTTTGCTAGAAAAGAAATTGCTGATGCGGAAGAtgacttttgttttgtatatgaGGATGATGAGGAGAACGATAATGGTTTTCAGACATCATGTGAGGATGGTGAGGAGGATGAGGAATACGTGGAGGATGAGGAGGTCGAGGAAAACAGGGATGAGGATGAAAATGACCAGGAGGGCGAGGAAGATGAGGTATTAGTGGAGGAGACCACAACCAAGCCACCACCCCCTAACACCAAAGGAAAAGGAGCTATGGCGATtaaaggaaaaggcaaagcATCACCACAAAAGCGCAAGGCCTCTTTGCCGGAACTAGAACCACACCTAATTAGTAAGAGGCTAAGGCTAAGgaagaaaacataaattgTGTTATGGGTATTTTGTCTTTGTAATATACGTTGATAAAATTGTGAAACGTAAGTGAGATCATATATTTTGTGGTAGATGTTAACTGGTAGCTTATGTAATTTGTTTGATGTTACAAACTTATTATATAATGATGTCAAATATGATCGTCTATTGTTGTCTGTGAATGGATTGAATGAGTTCATTTGAAAGGAAGTGACCATCAAATGGAAAAGGCACTGATAGATTGGCTCGCCTAGgaggaaaaggaaataatTGAATTGACAAACGATGAGTTGGAAATTGAACAAGAATAATGCAATTGACAAACGGTGAGTTGGCAATTGACAAACGGTGAGTTGGAAATTGAACAAGAATAATGCAATTGACAAACAGCGTGATGGAAATTGAACAAGAATAATGCAATTGACAAACCTTCTGTTTGAAATTGCAAACGTGCATGTATGCCTATTTGGCTTGGTTTTCCATAGGATTTCACTTCCCATTCGAAATAGTTTTGTAACCCCAaagtttatatattatttttaggtTAAAAACATGCGATTTTTGTCCTGTGTTAATATTTTGTAAAcatctatttaatttataattaaataaaaaattaaatgtatAAAGCGAAGGTGGGACAGTAGAGAAGTAAATTACGTCCTTATCCTTGAAAACAAAAGGGTTTACAATAGGAAGGACTCATATTACACTATTGGACATTTGTGTTccattatattataaaatcaaTTCTTAATCGTGTAATATcgtaatttacaaaaaaaaaagacatgtAGCACAATAGTAAGGTAAAGTGGAACATTCAGAAGTTAAATTAGGTCCCTATACTTGTAAACACGGatgtttacaatattaaggtaTCGTATTACTATGGATAGTTATGTTTCAGAAGAATGTAAAACTCATCCTTAATGTTGTAATATCGTAATTTACAAAGAGAATGACGTCTAGTACTATATTAAGGTAACTAAGGACATTAAGAAAGTAAATTGGGTCCTTATACGTGTAAACACAAatgtttacaatattaaggtcTCATATTACTCTGTTTAGGACAGTCATGTTCCACAAGATTGTAAAAGTTATCCTTACTCTTGTAATATCGTAATTTACAAAGATAAAGACATGTAGTACAATATTAGGGTAAAGGGGAACATTCAGAAGGTAAATTAGGTCCTTATACTTGTAAACTCAGatgtttacaatattaaggtgTCGTATTACTCTTTAATGTATAGTTATATTCCAGAAGATTGTAAAGCCCATCCTTAATGTTGTAATATCATAATTTACAAAGAGAAAGACATCTAGTACAATATTAAGGTAACTAGGGACATTAGAAAAGTAAATTGGGTCCTTATACGTGTAAACACAAatgtttacaatattaaggtcTCATATTACTCTATTCAGGACAGTCATGTTCCACAAGATTGTAAAAGTTATCCTTACTCTTGTAATATCATAATTTACAAAGATAAAGGCATGTAGTACAATATTAGGGTAAATGGGAACATTCGGAAGGTAAATTGGGTCCTTATACTTGTAAACTCGGatgtttacaatattaaggtgTCGTATTACTCTTTTATGTATAGTTATGTTCCAGAAGATTGTAAAACCCATCTTTAATGTTGTAATATCGTAATTTACAAAGAGAATGATATCTAGTACAATATTAAGGTAACTAGGGACATTAGAAAAGTAAATTGGGTCCTTATACGTGTAAACACAAatgtttacaatattaaggtcTCATATTACTCTATTCAGGACAGTCATGTTCCACAAGATTGTAAAAGTTATCCTTACTTTTGTAATATCATAATTTACAAAGATAAAGGCATGTAGTACAATATTAGGGTAAAAGGGAACATTCGGAAGGTAAATTGGGTCCTTATACTTGTAAACTCGGatgtttacaatattaaggtgTCGTATTACTCTTTTATGTATAGTTATGTTCCAGAAGATTGTAAAACCCATCCTTAATGTTGTAATATCGTAATTTACAAAAAGAAGGACATCTAGTACAATATTAAGGTAACTAGGGatattagaaaattaaattgggTCCTTATACGTGTAAACACAAatgtttacaatattaaggtcTCATATTACTCTGTTTAGGACAGTCACGTTCCACAAGATTGTAAAATTTATCCTTACTCTTGTAATATCGTAATTTACAAAGATAAAGGCACATAGTACAATATTAGGGTAAAAGGAAACATTCAGAAGGTAAATTGGGTCCTTATACTTGTAAACTCGGATGTTTACAGTATTAAGGTGTCGTATTACTCTTTTATTGATAGTTATGTTCCAGTAGATTGTAAAATCCATCCAATCAATTGTAATATTGTAATTTACAAAGATAAGGACATctaatacaaagaaaaatgacccccaatacaaagaaaaatgaacaTTTGAGGAGTAAATGTTGTCATCATCCTTGTAACCAAGGTGGTGGTTACAACATTCAGGATTCATATTATACTAAAATGGACATACTCGTTCTATTACATTGTAAAAGTAATCTTTAATCTCGTAATATCATCATTTACAACAACAAGGAACTCTTGTATAAGAATAGGGTAAGCATGGACTTTGGTGGAATAAATTGGGTCCGTGTCGTTATAAGAACAAATAGTTGCAACAATAAGCACGAACAGTACACTATTATGGACATAGGCATTCCACAAATCAGTAAACGAAATCCTTacattcatgaattatattacttggGTTTTACATTATGCGATGTGGTCATTTTTTTGTcaatatttaaatatgaagtaaaaaaatattttctttaggtTTTGTGTGATTTGCACTAAAAGtcattgtttttacttttaggTACTTCAATCATGGAAAGGGAGAAAGATTGAACAGGAGGCAGGAATTGACCACTGTAATTTACCAATTACCAAACGGGCCTAGGATTTCGCACATTTGAATTACAAATACATAGGTACCGTTTGTCAATTGCCAAACAGAAGGCAGTAATTGCACATTGAAATGCAATTGGATTCCAGAAACAATAAATTACAGTCCCCTGATTTGGCAATTATTGTCACCAAATATGGTAAATCCGCTGAACACCAAAATATTGGAATGATCGTCATAACTTGCaatataaacaaaaccaaGGCTAGCAGCACAAAATAAAGTTAACATattaacttcatcaattgttCGTACACATGATTACCCAACAAAGTTAACATATTAACTTCACCAAATTGCATTTTCACATCCTCTGTTACATTTTCACACCCTGTGCTAGTCATAATCTATAATATGGAAACCGAAAAAAGGACACCAAATAGGACATTCGACCTAGATGTACAAAAAAGGTGTCCTACCTAACCATGGTCACAAGCCTTTGAAAACCACtttacaaaaaacaaacaagttgtCATGTTATACCATGGTGACCCTCCTTCCAAAAATATAGGGTATGCACCAAAACCAATACCATCACAGCATCAGATCTAAGCtcacaaaaatatatactgGTCAGTCATTAGAGTCCCATTACCTAACCTTGTTAGCGGCGCCGAGGTCTAGGCTAAACGCGGCCTGTACGTGTTTCTGGTATAGTCACtgctgattttttttgtttccgaATAtaaaccctttttcttttaacggTGACATCCGCCACATCCTTGTCTTTAACCTCAACATTACCAATCTTGTTCCCCTTTGCCATAAAATCATATCCATTTTTCATCACTTTCAATGCTTCACGTATTATCGCATCACgcaattgatttttttcatttcggAGCAACTCAATAGCAAGTCGCATTCGTTGTACATTAGAGTTGTACTgcaaccaaccaaaaaaaaaaactttagcgTTTCATTACGTATTAAACATTTATACCATAAAAATAGCACATGCGCAATGCATACCTGGTCATACCACAATTGACGATAATATTGCATGTGTCTTATGAAAAAAATGCCACAATTCACAGCATTAGGTTGGATGAGATTGGCATCCAATAGGGACACAACAGAAAAGGAGGAGAACGTCCACCCCGTCCCAAATACCGACAATATGTCATCATGAAAAACGGAGTCTAGGTACAACAACTGTTGCATACACAAGAACATAGTCGACATTAGTAACATTGAACAAAAGCTTCTCCACTTACACTAATATGACAATCGTTCTCACATTTCTTATTGTGATGCACATCAGGTAAACTATCCCAAATTTCAGCTTTCTTATGGAATATGTCACAAACCAAAAGATACCAGTGACCAATTACATCATTGTGCATCGGAATATAGATCTACAAAAAAGTGGTATATTCATTATCATCGATAATTGATATTATTGGAGCTTGCATACGAAACCCACCTGCATGCAATCCTTCAGTCGCCCATTAAATCTTACGAGACGACAAAGCTTGTGTGTCCTAGCACATGACGTCATACGATTACTGGGACGTACGAACTTGGCACCTTCCTGCATTTTATGAGATATAACACATCacctttaacaaaaaaatatcctTTATTAATCTTATCCATTTACTTACCGACCAAAAATACGTAGGTAGGAACCATTTTGTGGAGGTAGTATCATATAAATATTCTGTCATTACATTGATTACCTATTACAAGAGAAGGCATGATTGTTAGCATCCTAGTACCAACATTCTAAACATATACTAATGAGTAGTTAGATACATATTCGATTTATAGTCCTTACATCATCAAAGAGAGGCGACCCAGGGGCAAGGCTTCCAAAATGGTGACGATCTATAGCTACAACACCAGTGTCAACGAGTAGTTCACTgtcaaacagaaaaaataagtgtTCTAATTAATTGTTCTTATGTCATTATGACAAcacatataaaaattaatttcacaaatttggttcagggTATACCCCCAAGCTTTTGGATCTAATGGATTGCAACAAAATGCAAAACTTAGTAGATCTCTATCATCTTCAGAAATATTGTTGCTCATCCGGAATAGACCGACACTCAATCTCTTCATAATCCGCTCGTGAGCAATTACTTGTCGAGTTTTTGCATTTGCTTTAGCTTTCAACGCATTAATGTCTTCATAAGGAGTTCTCTTGTGGGGACCCAGCTTTCTATTCGCTGTTGCACGAGTCACTGTCGGATCCCTTATTGAAGTTGAACTACAATTCTTTAAGAACAAACTTTTTACGTTGTTGTGACCCATTTTATCCTAGTGGCCACAAATCATTACGAAATAGCATTTACAAATCAATATAActgaaacaaatatatattagatgATACAAAGAATCTGCATAAAATAAGGACACCTAACTTTGTTATTACATTGGgagaaaaccaaataaaaatacaacgtAATCCATAGTACAATGATTTATGCAAATCAAATACTCGATAATTGTCATCATCCAAACATGTAAACCAACAagtgaaaacatgaaaatgcaTACAAACAAGCTACAACCAATACTCATCATACCTCATTCTGAGATTGTTTTGCATGTTTTCTCTCACGGATGACTTCAACAAAGGGAGCCGAAGTTTTATCAACAGTTGCAAATCCTTTCACATTGTCATCTTGCTCGTTGGGAGTTTCGTCTTCTTTGTTTGGCCTACTTTTTGGAGGTTTAGTATTTCCAAGGTCTTTTTGTCCCCCATCACTCTCCATATCAAACATGTTATTATCTTCCTTAGTCAGTTTAACTTCCAGTTCATGAGGGCATGGAGTGCgcaatgttcttttttttttatgataacTCAGACATAAACTTGGAGATAATTGAGATTGCTCTATACTAACCTTAGAAATCTTCAAATCAACTGATATCCAATATTTTAACCCTTATGAAACAATTGACAACCACTGCAGGAGATACCAATGGAGGAGATTGCAATATTCAGCAGTAgagttttttgggttttggagaGCAGCGCtctaaaatataacataacaaaTCGATTATGTCCACCTGTTATAGcaagttttcttttaatttttttacaactcaATTGGCATGTGCACTGCACATGCTTCATAAACAACAAATAGAGCATGGATACACCAGGTGCACCGTAGAAGGTGCCTACATATAACAAGCAAGATGCTATagacttttgttttgtttttaatgctATGGACCTCAGAACTCACGACGATCAGACGAGAAGACATAACAATGAAAACTGACACAGCAAATGgaatagaattttat belongs to Prunus persica cultivar Lovell chromosome G4, Prunus_persica_NCBIv2, whole genome shotgun sequence and includes:
- the LOC109948407 gene encoding uncharacterized protein LOC109948407 isoform X4 translates to MFTISKGFAVISATKNLHLPYIKDIFASGRTRFLEWVVSENQNCSSTSIRDPTVTRATANRKLGPHKRTPYEDINALKAKANAKTRQVIAHERIMKRLSVGLFRMSNNISEDDRDLLSFAFCCNPLDPKAWGELLVDTGVVAIDRHHFGSLAPGSPLFDDVINVMTEYLYDTTSTKWFLPTYFWSEGAKFVRPSNRMTSCARTHKLCRLVRFNGRLKDCMQLLYLDSVFHDDILSVFGTGWTFSSFSVVSLLDANLIQPNAVNCGIFFIRHMQYYRQLWYDQYNSNVQRMRLAIELLRNEKNQLRDAIIREALKVMKNGYDFMAKGNKIGNVEVKDKDVADVTVKRKRVYIRKQKKSAVTIPETRTGRV
- the LOC109948407 gene encoding uncharacterized protein LOC109948407 isoform X3, with product MFTISKGFAVISATKNLHLPYIKDIFASGRTRFLEWVVSENQDKMGHNNVKSLFLKNCSSTSIRDPTVTRATANRKLGPHKRTPYEDINALKAKANAKTRQVIAHERIMKRLSVGLFRMSNNISEDDRDLLSFAFCCNPLDPKAWGELLVDTGVVAIDRHHFGSLAPGSPLFDDVINVMTEYLYDTTSTKWFLPTYFWSEGAKFVRPSNRMTSCARTHKLCRLVRFNGRLKDCMQLLYLDSVFHDDILSVFGTGWTFSSFSVVSLLDANLIQPNAVNCGIFFIRHMQYYRQLWYDQYNSNVQRMRLAIELLRNEKNQLRDAIIREALKVMKNGYDFMAKGNKIGNVEVKDKDVADVTVKRKRVYIRKQKKSAVTIPETRTGRV
- the LOC109948407 gene encoding uncharacterized protein LOC109948407 isoform X1 codes for the protein MFDMESDGGQKDLGNTKPPKSRPNKEDETPNEQDDNVKGFATVDKTSAPFVEVIRERKHAKQSQNEDKMGHNNVKSLFLKNCSSTSIRDPTVTRATANRKLGPHKRTPYEDINALKAKANAKTRQVIAHERIMKRLSVGLFRMSNNISEDDRDLLSFAFCCNPLDPKAWGELLVDTGVVAIDRHHFGSLAPGSPLFDDVINVMTEYLYDTTSTKWFLPTYFWSEGAKFVRPSNRMTSCARTHKLCRLVRFNGRLKDCMQLLYLDSVFHDDILSVFGTGWTFSSFSVVSLLDANLIQPNAVNCGIFFIRHMQYYRQLWYDQYNSNVQRMRLAIELLRNEKNQLRDAIIREALKVMKNGYDFMAKGNKIGNVEVKDKDVADVTVKRKRVYIRKQKKSAVTIPETRTGRV
- the LOC109948407 gene encoding uncharacterized protein LOC109948407 isoform X2 produces the protein MFDMESDGGQKDLGNTKPPKSRPNKEDETPNEQDDNVKGFATVDKTSAPFVEVIRERKHAKQSQNENCSSTSIRDPTVTRATANRKLGPHKRTPYEDINALKAKANAKTRQVIAHERIMKRLSVGLFRMSNNISEDDRDLLSFAFCCNPLDPKAWGELLVDTGVVAIDRHHFGSLAPGSPLFDDVINVMTEYLYDTTSTKWFLPTYFWSEGAKFVRPSNRMTSCARTHKLCRLVRFNGRLKDCMQLLYLDSVFHDDILSVFGTGWTFSSFSVVSLLDANLIQPNAVNCGIFFIRHMQYYRQLWYDQYNSNVQRMRLAIELLRNEKNQLRDAIIREALKVMKNGYDFMAKGNKIGNVEVKDKDVADVTVKRKRVYIRKQKKSAVTIPETRTGRV
- the LOC109948407 gene encoding uncharacterized protein LOC109948407 isoform X5: MFDMESDGGQKDLGNTKPPKSRPNKEDETPNEQDDNVKGFATVDKTSAPFVEVIRERKHAKQSQNEDKMGHNNVKSLFLKNCSSTSIRDPTVTRATANRKLGPHKRTPYEDINALKAKANAKTRQVIAHERIMKRLSVGLFRMSNNISEDDRDLLSFAFCCNPLDPKAWGELLVDTGVVAIDRHHFGSLAPGSPLFDDVINVMTEYLYDTTSTKWFLPTYFWSEGAKFVRPSNRMTSCARTHKLCRLVRFNGRLKDCMQIYIPMHNDVIGHWYLLVCDIFHKKAEIWDSLPDVHHNKKFVVPRLRFS